TGGCTCAACCAGCAGATATTGGCAGTAAGCGCTTAATTAGTTTGTCACCCCAACGCTGGGTGCAATGGGTGACACAAATTGCTAACGTTCAAGTACGAGATATCATTTCCTCTGAATTCCAGTGGGTAAGTCGGGAGAGTGATGTGTTGGTACGCGCCTACACTCCCGAAGACGGGGAGTTTCTCGTACTAAATGAATTACAAATACGTTATAAACCTCAGCTGCCGCTGCGAATGCGAGCTTATGCAGCATTAGCACAAGAACGCTACAATCTACCTACTTACCCAGTATTAATTAATATTCTCCCTTCCAGCCCCTCGGTTGAAATTCCTACTAGCTATCAATCCGAGTTCAAAGGTTTAATAGCTCGCCAAGACTATCGGGTAATTAATCTTTGGCAAGTAGATGCCGAAATTGCTTTTCAACAACCGCTTCCTTCTCTGATACCTTTTGTTCCCGTACTGCGGGGAGGCGGTAACGAACCGGCAGTTCGACAAGCTTTGCAGGTTTTACGAACGGAACAACAATTAAATGATTTAGAACCTTTGCTAGCCTTTTTTGCTAGCTTCGTATTAGAAATACCTCTAGTTCAGCAAATCATGAGGTGGGATATGGCAGTGCTACGGGAATCACCCTGGTATCAGGAGATTTTGCAGCAAGGTATGCAGCAAGGTATGCAGCAAGGTATGCAACAAGGTATGCGGCAAGGGCTAATTTCAGGTATTGCGTTGGGTTTAGAATTAAAATTTGGCGTTTCCGCGTTAGAACTGATGCCAGAAATTCGTGAAATAGAAGATTTGGCAAAATTGGAAACGATTCAAGAAGGGATCAAAAGGGTAAGCAATTTAGAGGAACTACGTCAAATATATCGGTGAGTTTCTCCATTTGATACACTTACGGAACTAAATGGGCGACCAGGGGCTCGAACCCTGAACCACCAGATTAAGAGTCTGCTGCTCTACCATTGAGCTAGTCGCCCGTCCGAATTGCTATTATAACAACTTTTTGGGGGAATGAAAGGGCGATCGCCAAAAATTCTTTCTATTGCTCAACTAACCAAATAATATTTGGAGCCAGCAAAACTCCGATCGCGTTGGTGCTGACGGGGTAAAAACTGGCAATCCTTCATAATTTGATAAAGGTTAACATCGTGTTCTAGCAGACAAGCATGACCGCTCTCAGGTAAAACTACCATTTGTCCGTTACGGAAAATACCTACTAACCGTTGTGCTTCCGATACCGATGGTAATAGGCGATCGCTTCCGCCGGCTATTACCAATACCGGTTGAGTAATGCGCCGTAACTGCCATTCGTCAATATGAAAATCTTTGAGGAGAGATAAGCGCCAAACTGCTGTTTTTTGAGGAACTATCTGCACTGCTTGCATTAAAGCTAAGCGATCCTCTGGCGAAATCCGGTTTAAAGCTGCTAACACTGGCAAACCGATCGTCGAGCCAAAATGATAAAAAGGTTCTGGTACTAACTTAGTTAAGGGAATGCCAAAATACATCCAGGGACGAAAACCGATCGAAGAAGCTGGATTAACTAAAATTATCCGCTCAAATAAATGCGGCGCTTTTAGCGCCACTTCGATCGCCAAACAACCACCGAACGACTCGCCGCACAGGTAAACAGATCGCTTGGGGTCTTGTTTGATTTCGGTTTCTACTAAACCTACAACCTTGTCTGTTAAAACATCCCAGCTAGTTAAGTCGTCAGGGGGAATCGCTAAACAACGGATATCAAAACCGACTTCTAAACCAGCCGTTTGAGTTCGCAACAACTGACCAGTACCGTCCATTCCCGGCAAAAATACAAATAACGGACATTCTGGCTTAATTTGTTTGGGAGTTAAAAAACAAGGATGACTTTTGATCTGTGGCATCGTTAAATTTAAATTCAACAGCTTTATTATTTGTTTAATTGTGATCTGTCACTTTGTTATAGTTCCCATCATGCTAGCCGTAAATAGCAATGACCGATGACTAATAATGACCGAGCGGAACTCAATAATATCCTTGCTCGAGCAAAGAAACAATTTCAGTTTGACAGTGATACATAATATCAGCTACAGTCGCTTTTGCTTGTTTACCTCGATAAGATTTTCTTTGTGATTCGCCAATCCAATAAGGACGACCGATCGAGACGTTGGCACGACGGTATAATACTAAAGGATGCCAGCCCGATCGATCGAACAACGGCTCTGAAGGATCGAATAAACTCAGTAGTTTCAAAGGCACGGCAGAACTAACGCTTTCTTCCACAGAAGCGATCGCGATCGGCAAAACCATTAAATCCGGCACAGTTGCTCGCAAAGCTAAATGGGCAAATCCTTTTTGAAATTTACCCATGCGATCGGGTTGAGTAAAATTTACCATTGGAAAAGCACCCTCTGGAAAAATTCCTACCACCTGTCTTCGCTGCAACAGTTGAACCGCTTGCCCAAAAAACTGCTTTTGCCTTGCTCCCGGTTCATCTAAAGGAAAGCATCCTAATTGTTCGATCGCTTCTCGCAATATCGGTACTTGACCCATGTAATGATGGCAAGCAAAGTGAATATTACGTCCTAAAGATGCCATTAGCAGAGGTGCGTCTAAAAAACTGCGATGATTGCTCACCACTAATACAGCGCCAGACTGAGGAATTCGATCTTGATGGTAAACAAACATCTGAGTGCCAATGGCACCTAGCAACGATCGAGAAATCAGTAATGGAGTATTCAGATACATGAGTTGGCAACATTAAAAGCCATCAAAAAGGCTGGTTATCTTTATAATTCTTAACTTTTATTTAATCATCTAGGCAAATACCCCAAGGTAGAGGCAACCCCGACCAAAAGATATGTAAATAAAGATCGGTCTGAGAATGGCTAAACTAGTAGATTATTCCCGTAAAAACACGGCATAAGATTTATTTATACAAAACATAATAAAAAGAAATACAATCAGGTGTTGAAGAGCCTCATGTATGATTAAAAACAGTTTTAGAGTAGTACATTGTCATTTTCCATGAATTCTATCGATAAAAATAAGAACACATTTGCTGTTACAACCCCTTTGTACTATGTAAACGACTTACCCCATATTGGTAGCGCGTATACAACCATTGCAGCAGATGCGATCGCCAGATTTGAAAGATTGCGGGGAAAACCAGTCCTGTTAATTACTGGAACTGACGAACACGGGCAAAAAATCGAGCGTACAGCACAAACTCGCGGAAAATCTCCGCAAGAGCATTCCGATGAAATTTCCGCTGGCTTTCAATCCCTTTGGGAACAACTCAACATTCAATACGATCGCTTTAGTCGCACAACCGATACTCGTCACGAAGCGATCGTCAAAGAATTTTTCCAGCGCGTTTGGGAAAAAGGTGACATCTATCAAGGACAACAAAAAGGATGGTACTGCGTTTCTTGCGAAGAATTTAAAGAACAAAAGGATCTATTAGAAGGAAATCGCTGCCCTCTTCATCCTAATAAAGAAGTGGAATGGCGAGACGAACAAAATTACTTTTTTAAACTTTCCACATACCAAACTCAGCTAGAAGAACTATATCGAGAAAAACCGGATTTTATTCAACCAGAAAGCCGCCGTAACGAAGTAATAAACTTCGTTAACCAAGGATTACAAGATTTTTCCATTTCACGGGTAAATGTTGCATGGGGTTTTCCCGTCCCAGTCGATCCCAGTCAAACTCTTTACGTATGGTTTGACGCTTTATTAGGATATGTAACTGCTTTACTCGATCCGGATGCCGAACCTACCTTAGAGAATGCTTTATCAAATTGGTGGCCAATTAATTTACACCTAATAGGAAAAGATATTTTACGTTTTCATGCAGTTTATTGGCCTGCCATGTTAATGTCAGCCGAACTACCTTTACCAGGAAGAGTATTCGGACATGGTTTTTTAACTAAAGATGGGCAAAAAATTAGTAAAACCTTGGGTAATACCAT
This genomic interval from Leptolyngbyaceae cyanobacterium contains the following:
- a CDS encoding alpha/beta hydrolase, whose translation is MPQIKSHPCFLTPKQIKPECPLFVFLPGMDGTGQLLRTQTAGLEVGFDIRCLAIPPDDLTSWDVLTDKVVGLVETEIKQDPKRSVYLCGESFGGCLAIEVALKAPHLFERIILVNPASSIGFRPWMYFGIPLTKLVPEPFYHFGSTIGLPVLAALNRISPEDRLALMQAVQIVPQKTAVWRLSLLKDFHIDEWQLRRITQPVLVIAGGSDRLLPSVSEAQRLVGIFRNGQMVVLPESGHACLLEHDVNLYQIMKDCQFLPRQHQRDRSFAGSKYYLVS
- a CDS encoding lysophospholipid acyltransferase family protein yields the protein MYLNTPLLISRSLLGAIGTQMFVYHQDRIPQSGAVLVVSNHRSFLDAPLLMASLGRNIHFACHHYMGQVPILREAIEQLGCFPLDEPGARQKQFFGQAVQLLQRRQVVGIFPEGAFPMVNFTQPDRMGKFQKGFAHLALRATVPDLMVLPIAIASVEESVSSAVPLKLLSLFDPSEPLFDRSGWHPLVLYRRANVSIGRPYWIGESQRKSYRGKQAKATVADIMYHCQTEIVSLLEQGYY
- the metG gene encoding methionine--tRNA ligase, with amino-acid sequence MNSIDKNKNTFAVTTPLYYVNDLPHIGSAYTTIAADAIARFERLRGKPVLLITGTDEHGQKIERTAQTRGKSPQEHSDEISAGFQSLWEQLNIQYDRFSRTTDTRHEAIVKEFFQRVWEKGDIYQGQQKGWYCVSCEEFKEQKDLLEGNRCPLHPNKEVEWRDEQNYFFKLSTYQTQLEELYREKPDFIQPESRRNEVINFVNQGLQDFSISRVNVAWGFPVPVDPSQTLYVWFDALLGYVTALLDPDAEPTLENALSNWWPINLHLIGKDILRFHAVYWPAMLMSAELPLPGRVFGHGFLTKDGQKISKTLGNTIDPVALVNRYGSDAVRYYFMKEIEFGQDGDFREKDRFIPILNADLANDLGNLLNRTLKMAQKYCGGKVPNLTGEDIPADHPLKAIGLPLGEQVARAYENLAFSKATEAIFALVRTSNKYIDEQAPWTLYKQGQQQAVEQVIYSVLESVRLAAYLLAPIIPNISNDIYQQLGFDTDFNKKYQIIESAPFTIHANWGTLANSQTLGEPKPVFQKIELAATSSS